Proteins encoded by one window of Sorex araneus isolate mSorAra2 chromosome 3, mSorAra2.pri, whole genome shotgun sequence:
- the LOC129403381 gene encoding ribonuclease 8-like codes for MPPREMAPTRTRSCPLLLLLLLALWVAQHPVSAKPKNMTSAQWFETQHVQLSPKRCNMAMRPINQDKKRCKNLNTFLHEPFSSVANTCQIPNIACKNGWDNCHQSPEPVSLTNCHLVSGMYPDCNYKDKQGQMNASFIIACDPPEERDPWKLPLLPVHLDKVI; via the exons ATGCCCCCAAGAGAGATGGCACCCACCCGAACACGGTCCTGccccctgctgctgctcctgctgctggcACTGTGGGTGGCCCAGCACCCTGTCAGCGCCAAGCCCAAGAATATGACCTCAGCTCAATGGTTTGAAACTCAGCACGTGCAGCTGAGCCCAAAGAGATGCAACATGGCCATGAGACCCATCAACCAGGACAAGAAACGCTGCAAGAACCTTAACACCTTCCTGCACGAACCCTTCTCCAGTGTGGCCAACACCTGTCAGATCCCCAACATAGCCTGCAAGAATGGGTGGGATAACTGccaccagagcccagagccagtgtCCTTGACCAACTGTCATCTAGTCTCAGGGATGTACCCTGACTGCAACTACAAAGATaagcaaggg caaatgaacGCGTCCTTCATCATTGCCTGTGACCCTCCTGAAGAAAGGGACCCTTGGAAGTTGCCGCTGCTTCCTGTGCACCTCGACAAAGTCATTTAG